The following are encoded together in the Cynocephalus volans isolate mCynVol1 chromosome 4, mCynVol1.pri, whole genome shotgun sequence genome:
- the LOC134375741 gene encoding olfactory receptor 4C16-like, which produces MHLNNNVTKFILLGLTQDLVWKKIVFATFLLFYLGTLFGNLLIIVTIKTSQALQSPMYFFLFYLSLSDTCFCTSTAPRMIVDALLRKTTISFTECMIQLFSSHFFGCLEIFILILMAVDRYVAICKPLHYMTIMSRQVCGVLVAMAWVGSCVHSLAQIFLALSLPFCGPNVIDHYFCDLQPLLKLACSDTYVINLLLVSNGGAICTVSFVMLMFSYVVILHSLRNHSAEGRRKALSTCISHIIVVILFFGPCIFIYTRPATTFPMDKMIALFYTIGTPLLNPLIYTLRNAEVKNAMRKLWSKKLISDDER; this is translated from the coding sequence ATGCACCTGAATAATAATGTGACTAAGTTTATTCTGCTTGGGTTGACACAGGATCTGGTTTGGAAGAAAATAGTGTTTGCCACTTTCTTGCTTTTCTACTTGGGGACGTTGTTTGGCAACTTGCTGATTATTGTAACCATCAAGACCAGTCAGGCACTTCAGAgtcccatgtacttcttccttttctacttATCCTTATCTGACACCTGCTTCTGTACTTCCACAGCCCCTAGAATGATTGTGGATGCCCTTTTGAGAAAGACCACTATTTCTTTCACAGAATGCATGATCCAACTCTTTTCATCCCATTTCTTTGGCTGCCTGGAAATCTTCATCCTTATACTCATGGCTGttgaccgctatgtggccatctgtaagccccTGCACTACATGACCATCATGAGCCGCCAGGTCTGTGGTGTGTTGGTGGCCATGGCCTGGGTGGGCTCCTGTGTGCATTCTTTAGCTCAGATTTTTCTTGCCTTGAGTTTGCCTTTCTGTGGCCCCAATGTAATTGATCACTATTTCTGTGACTTGCAGCCCTTGTTGAAACTTGCCTGTTCAGACACTTATGTGATAAACCTACTCCTGGTGTCCAATGGTGGTGCCATTTGCACAGTGAGTTTTGTCATGCTGATGTTCTCCTATGTTGTTATCTTGCATTCCCTGAGGAACCACAGTGCTGAAGGGAGGAGGAAAGCCCTGTCCACCTGCATCTCCCACATCATCGTGGTCATCTTGTTCTTTGGTCcatgcatatttatatacacacgtCCTGCAACCACCTTTCCCATGGATAAGATGATAGCTCTGTTTTATACAATTGGGACACCTTTGCTCAACCCTCTGATTTATACACTGAGGAATGCAGAAGTGAAAAATGCCATGAGGAAGTTATGGAGCAAGAAATTGATCTCAGATGATGAAAGATGA